The following nucleotide sequence is from Rhodospirillaceae bacterium.
TTCCAAACGCCCTTTCACGCTGACCGGAGATTCCGGCGATACCTACAGCGGCGATACCCTGATTATCTGCACCGGTGCCACCGCCCGTTGGTTGGGACTCCCGAGCGAACAAAAGTTCATGGGCTTTGGTGTATCGGCTTGTGCAACCTGTGACGGGTTCTTTTTCCGGGATCAGGAAATAGCGGTCATTGGCGGCGGTAATTCCGCGGTCGAAGAAGCCCTGTTCCTGACCAATTTTGCCTCCAAGGTCACATTGGTTCATCGCCGCAATGAACTACGTGCAGAAAAAATCGCCCAAGACCGATTGTTCAAGCACAAAAAGATCGAAATGATGTGGGATAGCACCCTGGAAGAAATTCTCGGCGATGATGATCCTGTCAGTGTCACCGGCGCCCGCATTAAAAACGTCAAAGACGGCAGTACGACGGACCTTCCGGTGACCGGCGTGTTTGTCGCCATTGGCCATGACCCTAATACACCGTTGTTTAAAGGTCAGGTAGATATGGACGATGAAGGCTATATCCTCACCCAACCTGACAGCACAGCGACCAACATTCCGGGTGTCTATGCCGCTGGTGATGTACAGGATAAAATTTACCGCCAAGCTGTCACGGCAGCGGGCTCGGGCTGTATGAGCGCACTGGAAGCGGAAAAGTTTTTAGCCGAAAACGAAGAACAATCCGCAGCTGCTGAATAAATTTTACCAAAACGAAGATTTATACGGCGACCTTCGGCGCTTTTAAGGTAAAGTGAAGCGCGTCTATGGTGATTTTATGACTTATTTTACGGGGCTTTAAATGGATTGGGACAAGCTTCGCGTCTTTCACGTCGTTTCAGAAGCCGGCAGCTTCACCCATGCCGGGGAACAACTGAACCTGAGTCAATCAGCCGTCAGCCGACAGATCAGTTCGCTCGAAGAAAGCCTGAAAGTAACGTTGTTCCACCGCCATGCGCGGGGATTGATCCTGACCGAACAAGGGGAGATGCTTTTTCGCACAGCCCGGGAAATTTATGCATCCGTCAATATGGCGCAATCGCGACTGGTTGAAAGTCAGGAAAAACCCGAAGGGCAATTGAAGATTACCACGACGGTTGCGTTCGGCTCGGTTTGGCTGACGTCGCGCATTAAGTCCTTTATTGAGATGTATCCCGAAATTCAGGTCTCCGTCGTTTTGGCGGACAACGAATTAGATCTTTCGATGCGCGAAGCCGATGTTGCCATCCGCATGATGCCGCCGCGTCAGCCTGATTTGATTCAGCGCCACCTCATGACCATGCGCTATCGTATCTATGCCTCCCCTGCATATCTGGAGGCTAACGGCACCCCTGAGACGACGGAAGAGCTAGACAATCACAAGATGATTACCTATGGCGACGGCGCGCAATTTCCGGTTGATCGGTATAACTGGCTGATGGAAGGCCGGACGCCAATTCTCAAGGTTAACAGCACCTATGGCATCTACCGCGCCGTGCAAAGTGGTCTTGGGATCGCCGCACTACCAGATTATATGAGCCGCGAAGGGGGAAATTTGGTTGAAGTCCTGCCTGATCTGGAAGGGCCATCGTTTGATTCTTACTTTGTCTACCCAGAAGAGCTTCGCCACAATAAGAGAATCGGTGTATTCCGTGACTTCCTGGTTCACAGCATTTCGGAAGATGGCCTGCAATAGCTTGATTTTATTAAAGAATTAGCCATGCGTTCAGCGCATACCGGAATTGCCTGAAATCTCCTGGCATTTGTCCGCTTAGCTTCATATATACCCCTTATGAAACGTTGCTTTGCAGTGTTTCTCCAGATTTATCCGTTTTGGGCGCAACGCCCAAAATAAGGGCTCGTTCCTCCCATTCATGAAACGAGTCCTTGCGTCTCCTAGACGTGAAGCCTCCCTGTTAGACTTGCCGGTCCCCTCGCGGGACCGGCCTTTTTTTTAAAAAAATTCAGCGCGTCCCAGCATCTCATTAGAATCCTTCGTATTCATCAAATACTTAACCAAAAACTGGGTCTAGATTATTGGGTCGTCTCCAGGTATGCTACGGAGCGAATCGGGAGACCGGCGTGTGGTGGTGCGTGGGTGCCTTAGGTGAGATGGAAATAAGGGGGGCGATTCTATGCCTCGTGGAATTTTAGCGATTTTTATGGCTCTGATGCTGGCTTCATGCGTGCAGCCTGGGCAATCGTATTACGAGCTTAACGACACGCGACCTGTCATAGAAAAAGGCAAGGCCCGCATCTACGTATTCCGGGAAACCAATATTACCTATTTGACCTTTGAAGCGAGGGCGAGGGTGAATGGGAAGGCCGCAATTAAATTGCCCAATGGGGCTTATGCCTACTGGGATGTGAAGCCGGGCAGCGTAAGTGTTGATATCATCGATACCTGGGATTCGACCAAGCCTTCATCCTTGAATGTAGCGACTGAGGTGGGGCAGGAGTATTTCGTCGCCGTATTGCCAAGGCAAGTGCCAGCAGAAGATGGCCACTATAATTATCCCACGGGCAAAGAAGAAATGGTCAGTGGTTCTGCCTCAGGATTTAAGCTTCATTCCGTGCATCCGGACTATGGGCGCTGGCAGATTACTTCATTGTCACCTGCCGGATACATGAACGACATGGAAATTTACACGTCGCGCCAAACCAAACAGTAAACGCGACGCGAACAAAAAAGCGGATGCGCCGGGAAACCGGCAGCATCCGCTTTTTTATTTATATTAATACCTAGTGGGCCGCATCAGCCTTCGCTGCAACCACCTGATCTGCAGGTTTGCCCGTGAATTCTTGTAGGTGGTCATAGCTCCATTCAAACGATCCTACGCCTTGGGTTGATGATCTGAGATCAATGATCAACCCGTGCATTTCTGATTGCGGCAGTTGAACCGAGACTTCGTCCCAGTTGTTCCACCCTGTTTTTGCATCAAAACCTAAAATTTGTCCGCGGCGGCCGCTGACCAGACGTTGGATCTTTGAGGTGAATTCATTGGGTACCGAA
It contains:
- the trxB gene encoding thioredoxin-disulfide reductase, with product MSTHHHSKVLIIGSGSAGYTAGIYASRANLSPLLVRGMQPGGQLTITTDVENFPGFAEAVQGPWLMEQMEAQAKAVGTQMIEDTIVSADLSKRPFTLTGDSGDTYSGDTLIICTGATARWLGLPSEQKFMGFGVSACATCDGFFFRDQEIAVIGGGNSAVEEALFLTNFASKVTLVHRRNELRAEKIAQDRLFKHKKIEMMWDSTLEEILGDDDPVSVTGARIKNVKDGSTTDLPVTGVFVAIGHDPNTPLFKGQVDMDDEGYILTQPDSTATNIPGVYAAGDVQDKIYRQAVTAAGSGCMSALEAEKFLAENEEQSAAAE
- a CDS encoding LysR family transcriptional regulator; the protein is MDWDKLRVFHVVSEAGSFTHAGEQLNLSQSAVSRQISSLEESLKVTLFHRHARGLILTEQGEMLFRTAREIYASVNMAQSRLVESQEKPEGQLKITTTVAFGSVWLTSRIKSFIEMYPEIQVSVVLADNELDLSMREADVAIRMMPPRQPDLIQRHLMTMRYRIYASPAYLEANGTPETTEELDNHKMITYGDGAQFPVDRYNWLMEGRTPILKVNSTYGIYRAVQSGLGIAALPDYMSREGGNLVEVLPDLEGPSFDSYFVYPEELRHNKRIGVFRDFLVHSISEDGLQ
- a CDS encoding DUF2846 domain-containing protein, whose protein sequence is MPRGILAIFMALMLASCVQPGQSYYELNDTRPVIEKGKARIYVFRETNITYLTFEARARVNGKAAIKLPNGAYAYWDVKPGSVSVDIIDTWDSTKPSSLNVATEVGQEYFVAVLPRQVPAEDGHYNYPTGKEEMVSGSASGFKLHSVHPDYGRWQITSLSPAGYMNDMEIYTSRQTKQ